The Saccharothrix variisporea genome has a segment encoding these proteins:
- a CDS encoding ABC transporter ATP-binding protein translates to MAADADQLTSAVVVRDLVRRFGDRAVLDHLDLDIAPGEFVALLGRSGSGKSTLLRAIAGLDYDVEGSGELRVPREVSVAFQDSRLLPWLRVLDNVVLGLPGARDRGRRALAEVGLEGRERAWPSELSGGEQQRVALARCLVREPALLLADEPFGSLDALTRIKMHDLLRELCARHRPAVLLVTHDVDEAVDLADRIVVLERGRIGLDVHVDLPAPRSHRDPLFQSHRDRLLHALGIHAPAITEGATP, encoded by the coding sequence GTGGCGGCGGACGCTGACCAGCTGACCAGCGCGGTCGTGGTGCGGGACCTGGTGCGGCGCTTCGGCGACCGGGCCGTGCTGGACCACCTCGACCTGGACATCGCGCCCGGCGAGTTCGTAGCGCTGCTGGGGCGCAGCGGTTCGGGCAAGTCCACGCTGCTGCGGGCCATCGCGGGCCTGGACTACGACGTCGAGGGCAGCGGCGAACTGCGGGTGCCGCGGGAGGTTTCCGTCGCTTTCCAGGACTCGCGGCTGCTGCCGTGGCTGCGCGTGCTGGACAACGTGGTGCTGGGCCTGCCCGGTGCCCGTGACCGCGGTCGCCGCGCGCTGGCCGAGGTCGGACTGGAGGGACGGGAACGCGCGTGGCCCAGCGAGCTGTCCGGCGGTGAGCAGCAACGCGTGGCACTGGCCCGCTGCCTGGTGCGCGAACCCGCGCTGCTGCTGGCCGACGAACCCTTCGGCTCGCTCGACGCGTTGACCCGCATCAAGATGCACGACCTGCTGCGCGAACTGTGCGCACGCCACCGCCCCGCCGTCCTGCTCGTCACCCACGACGTGGACGAGGCCGTGGATCTCGCCGACCGGATCGTCGTGCTGGAGCGCGGCCGGATCGGGCTGGACGTCCACGTCGACCTGCCCGCACCCCGGTCCCACCGCGACCCGCTGTTCCAGTCCCACCGCGACCGCCTGCTGCACGCGCTGGGCATCCACGCGCCGGCCATCACCGAAGGAGCCACACCGTGA
- a CDS encoding HelD family protein has protein sequence MTSGVEREIRVEQEYVDGLYGLLDGLRKEAVQRLEGARRVGDREAVEVWRAEVGRLGGVEQGLCFGRLDLRDGSRVYVGRLGLFREDGGEPLLVDWRAPVARAFYTATAADPQGVARRRRITTRGREVVALDDELLGDAGQEGLVGGAALLAAVTAERTGRMRDVVTTLQAEQDRIVRSDASGVLVVQGGPGTGKTAVALHRVAYLLYTRPHLRTRGVLVVGPSRVFLDYIGQVLPGLGEHSVVTATTADLVPGVEVSRIDPPEVVAAKGAAVMADRLAAAVRDRVRIPEHPVEVEFEEQVLELDPRTCARAVRKARRTGLPHNAARLVFQREIADVLAHHLVERMEALVLGDTGEALDGGSPDGRLSEADLRALAAAGVVVEDDDEPRTLLDETDRAALRDSLIADPGIQAALDALWPPLTPDQVVSDLVERVDGWSAADVPLLDEAAALIGHTADLPTYGHVVVDEAQELSEMAWRMLMRRCPTRSMTVVGDLAQTGNPAGTSSWDRVLRPHVRDRWELAELTVNYRTPAEIMTAAATLLATPPPRSVREAGETPWRIGTTRADLPGVVADLAEAHTEGRLAVIAPSTRIEPLAAALSLTTPPDLTDQVVLLTPDQAKGLEFDSVLIADPAGILDATPLGHHDLYVAMTRATHRLGVVHPGPPPAALSALRLRSG, from the coding sequence GTGACCAGCGGTGTCGAGCGGGAGATCCGGGTCGAGCAGGAGTACGTCGACGGGCTGTACGGGCTGCTGGACGGTCTGCGGAAAGAGGCCGTCCAGCGGTTGGAGGGTGCGCGGCGGGTCGGGGATCGGGAAGCCGTGGAGGTCTGGCGGGCGGAGGTGGGGCGGCTCGGAGGGGTGGAGCAGGGGTTGTGTTTCGGGCGGTTGGACCTGCGGGACGGGTCGCGGGTGTACGTCGGCAGGCTGGGGTTGTTCCGGGAGGACGGTGGCGAGCCGCTGCTGGTGGACTGGCGGGCTCCGGTCGCGCGGGCCTTCTACACCGCTACCGCCGCCGACCCGCAGGGCGTGGCGCGACGACGGCGGATCACCACGCGGGGGCGCGAGGTCGTCGCGTTGGACGACGAGTTGCTGGGCGATGCCGGGCAGGAAGGGCTGGTGGGCGGGGCCGCGTTGTTGGCGGCGGTGACGGCCGAGCGGACCGGGCGGATGCGGGACGTCGTGACCACGCTCCAGGCCGAGCAGGACCGGATCGTCCGCAGCGACGCCAGTGGGGTGCTCGTGGTGCAGGGCGGTCCCGGCACGGGCAAGACCGCGGTGGCCCTGCACCGGGTCGCCTACCTGCTCTACACCCGGCCCCACCTGCGCACGCGCGGTGTGCTGGTGGTGGGTCCCAGCCGGGTCTTCCTCGACTACATCGGCCAGGTCCTGCCGGGGCTCGGCGAGCACAGCGTGGTCACCGCGACCACCGCCGACCTGGTGCCGGGCGTCGAGGTCAGCCGGATCGACCCGCCCGAGGTGGTCGCGGCCAAGGGAGCGGCGGTCATGGCCGACCGGCTCGCGGCGGCGGTGCGGGACCGGGTGCGGATTCCGGAGCACCCGGTCGAGGTCGAGTTCGAGGAGCAGGTGCTCGAGCTCGATCCGCGCACCTGCGCCCGTGCGGTGCGCAAGGCCCGGCGGACCGGACTCCCGCACAACGCGGCCAGGTTGGTGTTCCAGCGGGAGATCGCGGACGTGCTCGCGCACCACCTGGTCGAGCGCATGGAGGCGCTCGTCCTCGGCGACACCGGCGAAGCGCTCGACGGCGGCAGTCCGGACGGCCGGCTCAGCGAGGCCGACCTGCGCGCCTTGGCCGCGGCGGGAGTCGTGGTCGAGGACGACGACGAGCCGAGGACCCTGCTGGACGAGACCGACCGCGCCGCTCTGCGGGACTCGCTGATCGCCGACCCCGGCATCCAGGCCGCACTCGACGCGCTGTGGCCCCCGCTCACCCCCGACCAGGTGGTCTCCGACTTGGTCGAACGGGTCGACGGCTGGAGCGCCGCGGACGTGCCGTTGCTGGACGAAGCCGCCGCCCTGATCGGCCACACCGCGGACCTGCCCACCTACGGGCACGTGGTCGTGGACGAAGCGCAGGAACTGTCCGAAATGGCCTGGCGGATGCTGATGCGCCGGTGCCCCACCAGGTCGATGACCGTCGTCGGGGACCTCGCCCAGACCGGCAACCCCGCCGGCACCTCGTCGTGGGACCGCGTGCTGCGGCCACACGTGCGCGACCGCTGGGAGCTCGCCGAGCTCACCGTCAACTACCGCACCCCGGCGGAGATCATGACCGCCGCCGCCACCCTGCTCGCGACACCGCCACCCCGGTCGGTCCGCGAGGCCGGCGAGACACCCTGGCGGATCGGCACCACCCGCGCCGACCTGCCCGGAGTCGTCGCGGACCTCGCCGAGGCGCACACCGAAGGCCGCCTCGCGGTCATCGCCCCGAGCACCCGCATCGAACCCTTGGCCGCCGCGCTGTCCCTCACCACCCCGCCGGACCTGACCGACCAGGTCGTGCTGCTCACCCCGGACCAGGCCAAGGGGTTGGAGTTCGACTCGGTCCTGATCGCCGACCCGGCGGGCATCCTCGACGCCACCCCACTGGGCCACCACGACCTCTACGTCGCCATGACCAGGGCCACCCACCGACTCGGCGTCGTGCACCCCGGCCCGCCGCCGGCCGCGCTGTCCGCCCTCCGGCTCAGGTCAGGTTGA
- a CDS encoding ABC transporter permease gives MTHTLPPPARAAAPTTTAPTPIAPTTAFAPTAPRRRRLGPGKPIPYGRAAGPLLVVLVWSVASAAGWLDPRALSAPWTVVETGIELVANGKLPDSVLASVRRAGLGFLLGAVVGTALAVAAGLSRVGEALIDGTVQVKRAIPALGLIPLLILWLGIGEGFKVVVIATGVAITLYIQTHASLTGIDQRYVELAEVVGLSRGQFVRKVVFPGALPGFFVGLRLGVTGSWLFLIVLEQINATSGIGYLMFQAQTYGQSDVILVGLVVYGLFGFTSDALLRLVERRVLSWRRTLTS, from the coding sequence ATGACGCACACGCTTCCGCCGCCGGCCCGTGCCGCCGCGCCCACCACGACCGCACCCACGCCGATCGCGCCAACGACAGCATTTGCCCCGACCGCGCCGCGGCGGCGGAGGCTGGGTCCCGGCAAGCCCATCCCCTACGGCCGGGCCGCCGGTCCGCTGCTGGTGGTGCTCGTGTGGAGCGTGGCGTCGGCGGCCGGGTGGTTGGACCCGCGCGCGCTGTCCGCGCCCTGGACGGTGGTGGAGACCGGGATCGAGCTGGTGGCCAACGGGAAGCTGCCCGACAGCGTGCTGGCGTCCGTGCGGCGGGCCGGCCTGGGTTTCCTGCTCGGCGCGGTCGTCGGCACCGCGCTGGCCGTCGCGGCGGGGCTGAGCCGGGTCGGCGAGGCGCTGATCGACGGCACCGTGCAGGTCAAGCGGGCGATCCCGGCGCTGGGCCTGATCCCGCTGTTGATCCTGTGGCTGGGCATCGGCGAGGGCTTCAAAGTCGTCGTCATCGCGACCGGTGTGGCCATCACCCTCTACATCCAGACCCACGCGTCGCTGACCGGCATCGACCAGCGGTACGTGGAGCTGGCGGAGGTGGTGGGGCTCTCGCGCGGGCAGTTCGTGCGCAAGGTGGTGTTCCCCGGTGCGCTGCCCGGGTTCTTCGTGGGCCTGCGGCTGGGCGTGACCGGGTCGTGGCTGTTCCTGATCGTGCTGGAGCAGATCAACGCCACCAGTGGCATCGGCTACCTGATGTTCCAGGCCCAGACCTACGGGCAGAGCGACGTGATCCTGGTGGGCCTGGTCGTCTACGGGCTGTTCGGGTTCACCTCCGACGCCCTGCTGCGGCTCGTGGAGAGGAGGGTGCTGTCGTGGCGGCGGACGCTGACCAGCTGA
- a CDS encoding TauD/TfdA dioxygenase family protein: MTATLNKVSVRPVAGHIGADISGIDISRPLDAATLDLVKNALNEYKVVFFRNQELDHASQIAFGRQFGELTYAHPHDDAPPGGFPEIFTIDPRRYEERYGADFTKQVRRRQYSYFSGWHTDVTAAVNPPSGSILRAETVPERGGDTTWTNLVAAYEGLSAPVKSFVDGLRAEHRYGGATGTGSDAYAKRVNDNLLVAVHPVVRVHPETGEKALFVNPGFTSHVVDVSPRESKAVLDLLYAEITRPEYTVRFRWEPGSVAFWDNRATAHLAPRDLDHLDVERRLHRVTLIGDVPVGPDGRESELVAGKPFTSEHTVKVD; this comes from the coding sequence GTGACGGCTACCCTGAACAAGGTTTCGGTGCGCCCGGTGGCAGGCCACATCGGCGCGGACATCTCGGGGATCGACATTTCCCGACCATTGGACGCGGCCACCCTCGACCTGGTGAAGAACGCGTTGAACGAGTACAAGGTGGTGTTCTTCCGGAATCAGGAGCTCGACCACGCGAGCCAGATCGCGTTCGGCCGCCAATTCGGCGAACTGACCTACGCCCACCCGCACGACGACGCCCCTCCCGGCGGTTTCCCGGAGATCTTCACCATCGACCCGCGCCGCTACGAGGAGCGCTACGGCGCGGACTTCACCAAGCAGGTGCGGCGCCGCCAGTACAGCTACTTCTCCGGCTGGCACACCGACGTCACGGCCGCGGTGAACCCGCCGTCCGGGTCGATCCTGCGCGCCGAGACCGTGCCCGAGCGTGGCGGCGACACGACGTGGACCAACCTGGTCGCGGCTTACGAGGGCCTGTCCGCGCCGGTCAAGTCCTTCGTGGACGGGCTGCGGGCCGAGCACCGCTACGGCGGGGCCACCGGCACCGGCAGCGACGCCTACGCCAAGCGGGTCAACGACAACCTGCTGGTGGCCGTGCACCCGGTGGTCCGCGTCCACCCGGAGACCGGCGAGAAGGCGCTGTTCGTCAACCCCGGCTTCACCAGCCACGTCGTCGACGTGTCGCCGCGCGAGTCCAAGGCGGTCCTCGACCTCCTCTACGCCGAGATCACCCGCCCGGAGTACACCGTGCGGTTCCGCTGGGAGCCGGGCAGCGTGGCGTTCTGGGACAACCGCGCCACCGCCCACCTCGCGCCGCGCGACCTGGACCACCTCGACGTCGAGCGCCGCCTGCACCGCGTGACGCTCATCGGCGACGTGCCGGTCGGGCCGGACGGCCGCGAGTCGGAACTGGTGGCGGGCAAGCCCTTCACCTCCGAGCACACGGTCAAGGTCGACTGA
- a CDS encoding ABC transporter substrate-binding protein, producing MTQPSTSVLRRRSFLAGLVGVGALGVVGCAPAGGAGGPAPAGPLPTTIPPGTKLNISIRTTLKQLEASGELAKLPFEVPEWPNVTAGPDVIQAFRAGSVDLGSNAGIPPIQAAAIGLDAKIVAVAHRETPTYQFATAPGTDIKSLRDFKGKKIAFSQGQAQGVVVLRTIKELGWKNDDVELIPLTSPQFLTALQSRQVDVAVLAEPSTTKYLSQYGKDGARTIDMTAVDLLTVLWAPTSVLKDDAKSAAIRAFIPFWTRGQVWAWEHPEQWIEHYYVKDQNVTATDGQRIVKSIPRPYFPPSWDKAVEWEQETADLLAQGGFTPRVKAADLFDRRFEHLAAESVPDTYRSKP from the coding sequence ATGACACAGCCATCCACGTCGGTCTTGCGCCGGCGCTCGTTCCTGGCCGGACTGGTGGGCGTGGGGGCGCTCGGCGTCGTGGGCTGCGCGCCCGCCGGCGGCGCGGGCGGTCCGGCACCCGCCGGACCGCTGCCCACGACGATCCCGCCCGGCACCAAGCTGAACATCTCCATCCGCACCACGCTCAAGCAGCTCGAAGCGTCCGGAGAGCTGGCCAAGCTGCCGTTCGAGGTGCCCGAGTGGCCCAACGTCACCGCGGGTCCCGACGTGATCCAGGCGTTCCGCGCCGGGTCGGTGGACCTGGGGTCGAACGCGGGCATCCCGCCCATCCAGGCCGCCGCGATCGGCCTCGACGCCAAGATCGTCGCGGTGGCGCACCGGGAGACCCCGACCTACCAGTTCGCCACCGCGCCCGGCACGGACATCAAGTCGTTGCGGGACTTCAAGGGCAAGAAGATCGCGTTTTCCCAGGGGCAGGCGCAGGGCGTGGTCGTGCTGCGCACGATCAAGGAACTGGGGTGGAAGAACGACGATGTCGAGCTGATCCCGTTGACCAGCCCGCAGTTCCTCACCGCTTTGCAGTCCCGGCAGGTCGACGTGGCCGTGCTCGCCGAGCCCAGCACCACGAAGTACCTGAGCCAGTACGGCAAGGACGGCGCGCGCACGATCGACATGACCGCCGTCGACCTGCTGACCGTGCTCTGGGCGCCCACGTCGGTCCTTAAGGACGACGCCAAGTCCGCCGCGATCCGCGCGTTCATCCCGTTCTGGACGCGCGGGCAGGTGTGGGCGTGGGAGCACCCCGAGCAGTGGATCGAGCACTACTACGTCAAGGACCAGAACGTGACCGCCACGGACGGGCAGCGGATCGTCAAGTCCATCCCCCGCCCGTACTTCCCGCCGAGCTGGGACAAGGCGGTCGAGTGGGAGCAGGAGACCGCGGACCTGCTCGCCCAGGGCGGGTTCACGCCCCGGGTCAAGGCCGCCGACCTGTTCGACCGCCGCTTCGAGCACCTCGCCGCGGAATCCGTCCCCGACACGTACCGGAGCAAGCCATGA
- a CDS encoding patatin-like phospholipase family protein — MELPGPVGFVLGGGGSLGAGQVGMLRALAERGVVPDLVVGTSVGSVNGALLALDPAHAATRLAEIWHHMTRARVFPGGLLAQARTLRQHKTHLFPNTGLAEVLEFGLGGAADFAALTLPFGAVAVDCVTGTAVTLTEGDLVSAVLASAAIPGIYPAVHREGRVLYDGGVLANVPIRQALAMGARSLVVLDCAFPGHLPTVPATLAETLLFWATLGMRNQAVLEVELAATQVPVLYLPGPPVQPVTPLDFGHTAELVEASYAASSAFLAGVRIDGPGLYGHPSGAAT; from the coding sequence ATCGAACTTCCGGGTCCCGTCGGGTTCGTGCTGGGCGGCGGGGGCAGCTTGGGTGCGGGGCAGGTCGGCATGTTGCGGGCGCTGGCCGAGCGCGGGGTCGTGCCGGACCTGGTCGTCGGCACGTCCGTCGGCTCGGTGAACGGCGCCCTGCTCGCCCTCGACCCGGCCCACGCCGCCACCCGCCTGGCCGAGATCTGGCACCACATGACCCGCGCCCGCGTGTTCCCCGGCGGGCTGCTGGCCCAGGCCCGCACCCTCCGGCAGCACAAGACGCACCTGTTCCCCAACACCGGCCTGGCCGAGGTGCTGGAGTTCGGGCTGGGCGGCGCCGCGGACTTCGCCGCCCTGACCCTGCCCTTCGGCGCGGTCGCGGTGGACTGCGTGACCGGCACGGCGGTCACCCTGACCGAGGGCGACCTGGTGTCGGCGGTGCTGGCCAGCGCCGCCATCCCCGGCATCTACCCGGCGGTCCACCGCGAGGGCCGCGTGCTCTACGACGGCGGCGTGCTGGCGAACGTCCCCATCCGGCAGGCGCTGGCGATGGGCGCGCGGTCGCTGGTGGTGCTGGACTGCGCGTTCCCCGGCCACCTGCCGACCGTGCCCGCCACCCTGGCCGAGACCCTGCTGTTCTGGGCCACGCTGGGCATGCGCAACCAGGCCGTGCTGGAGGTCGAGCTGGCGGCCACGCAGGTCCCGGTCCTGTACCTGCCCGGCCCGCCCGTGCAGCCGGTGACCCCGCTGGACTTCGGGCACACGGCCGAGCTGGTGGAGGCGTCTTACGCGGCCTCGTCGGCGTTCCTGGCCGGGGTGCGCATCGACGGTCCCGGGCTCTACGGCCACCCTTCCGGAGCGGCGACATGA
- a CDS encoding flavin reductase family protein yields MTAVLPSSAFRAAFRRHPAGVVVITTDSEHGPVGFTATSLTSVSAEPPLVSFGISTTSSSWPHVREAHSVVVHFLGAHQEELARRFATSGLDRFATPTRWRRLAGGEPVLDDVAGWLRAEVESLIPVGDHHLVLARVVDTVLHEDTGPLLYHDGRYHTI; encoded by the coding sequence ATGACCGCCGTGCTGCCCTCGTCGGCGTTCCGCGCGGCGTTCCGACGGCACCCGGCCGGGGTCGTGGTCATCACCACCGACTCCGAGCACGGACCGGTCGGCTTCACCGCCACCTCGCTGACGTCGGTCTCCGCCGAACCGCCGCTGGTGTCCTTCGGCATCTCCACGACTTCTTCAAGCTGGCCGCACGTGCGGGAGGCGCACTCCGTCGTCGTGCACTTCCTGGGCGCGCACCAGGAAGAGCTCGCGCGGCGGTTCGCGACGAGCGGCCTCGACCGGTTCGCCACCCCGACGAGGTGGCGCAGGCTCGCGGGCGGCGAACCGGTGCTCGACGACGTGGCCGGGTGGCTGCGCGCCGAGGTCGAGTCGCTGATCCCCGTGGGCGACCACCACCTGGTCCTGGCCCGCGTGGTGGACACCGTGCTGCACGAGGACACCGGGCCCCTGCTCTACCACGACGGCCGCTACCACACGATCTAG
- a CDS encoding ROK family transcriptional regulator: MHTRRRTSTAATVLRSVLDNGPVARSTIARLTGLSPAAVTRQYAELADLGLLREVQERRVPRATVGRPHIPVDIDVDRFAVCGVHIAVPHTTLSLMDLRGRVLHQEREPHGERTPEAVFGRVLDRFPAFLEATRAGRTPLGIGLATGGWVDPERGLVVRHSQLGWRDVPAREALAPLGLPVHVESHSRALARAEQLFGDQRTRFSLVHLFVGNVVDAAIATGGTVHHGPRSASGDVAHLRLEGSTAECPCGRRGCLQATVSDRAVAERAARAGLIPEPSLPLLLDRAEHDSDARSLLRERARHVGRAAGLLLDVINPEVLVVTEAGVIGFPECLAEVRAQVGDRATDVVPTSFGRDVLSVAAGSVVLDAIYGSPLDLCA, from the coding sequence ATGCACACCCGCCGCAGAACCTCGACCGCCGCGACCGTCCTGCGCTCGGTGCTGGACAACGGTCCGGTCGCCCGCAGCACCATCGCGCGGCTGACCGGGCTGTCGCCGGCCGCGGTCACCCGGCAGTACGCCGAACTGGCCGACCTCGGACTGTTGCGCGAGGTGCAGGAGCGGCGGGTGCCGCGGGCCACCGTGGGTCGGCCGCACATCCCGGTGGACATCGACGTGGACCGGTTCGCGGTGTGCGGGGTGCACATCGCCGTCCCGCACACGACCCTGTCCTTGATGGACCTGCGCGGTCGCGTGCTGCACCAGGAGCGGGAGCCGCACGGCGAGCGCACGCCCGAGGCGGTGTTCGGCCGGGTCCTGGACCGGTTCCCGGCCTTCCTGGAAGCCACCCGCGCCGGCCGCACGCCGCTGGGCATCGGCCTGGCGACCGGCGGCTGGGTGGACCCCGAGCGCGGGCTGGTGGTCCGGCACAGCCAACTGGGCTGGCGGGACGTGCCCGCGCGGGAAGCGTTGGCACCACTGGGACTTCCCGTGCACGTCGAGAGCCACAGCCGGGCACTGGCCCGCGCCGAGCAGCTGTTCGGCGACCAGCGGACCCGGTTCAGCCTGGTGCACCTGTTCGTCGGCAACGTGGTGGACGCGGCGATCGCCACCGGCGGCACGGTGCACCACGGGCCGCGCTCGGCGTCCGGCGACGTGGCGCACCTGCGACTGGAGGGCAGCACCGCCGAGTGCCCCTGCGGCCGACGCGGGTGTCTCCAGGCCACCGTGTCCGACCGCGCGGTGGCCGAGCGGGCGGCGCGGGCCGGGCTGATCCCCGAACCGTCCCTGCCCCTGCTCCTCGACAGGGCCGAGCACGACTCCGACGCCCGGTCCCTGCTGCGGGAACGGGCGAGGCACGTCGGCCGGGCCGCCGGGCTGCTGCTGGACGTGATCAACCCCGAAGTGCTGGTGGTCACCGAGGCCGGGGTCATCGGTTTCCCGGAATGCCTGGCCGAAGTGCGCGCACAGGTCGGCGACCGGGCCACCGACGTCGTGCCGACGAGTTTCGGGCGCGATGTGCTCAGCGTCGCCGCCGGCTCGGTGGTGTTGGACGCCATTTACGGCAGCCCGCTCGACCTGTGCGCCTGA
- a CDS encoding LLM class flavin-dependent oxidoreductase — protein MTPPGLHLNLFLHDTGHHEASWRLPDSDPHGHLSIEYHERLARIAEDAKFDSVFLADSPVLWGQVGRRPSGKLEPTVLLTALARATSRIGLIATASTTYNDPFNLARRFASLDHVSGGRAGWNIVTTAGDDAARNFGLESQPAHVERYERADEFLQVAKKLWDSWDDDAIVADKERGVHAEADRVRPIDHEGKHFRVRGPLNLPRSPQAYPVLVQAGSSEDGKDFAARHAEAVFTAQQTLAEAKAFYADVKDRARAAGRDPDHVKILPGLVPVIGSTEAEARAADAELDRLIVPEYAREQLAKTLRVDPSTLHLDRPLPADLPTEDEIEGAKSRYTLIVELARRESLTVRELIGRLGGGRGHKTFAGTPEQVADTIEHWYREGAADGFNIMPAVLPSGLEVFASEVVPILQRRGLFRREYTGPTLRDHYGLPRPANQFALAAV, from the coding sequence GTGACCCCGCCGGGCCTGCACCTCAACCTGTTCCTGCACGACACCGGTCACCACGAGGCGTCCTGGCGGCTGCCGGATAGCGACCCGCACGGGCACCTGAGCATCGAGTACCACGAGCGACTGGCGAGGATCGCCGAGGACGCCAAGTTCGACTCGGTCTTCCTGGCCGACTCGCCGGTGCTGTGGGGGCAAGTCGGCCGCCGCCCGTCGGGCAAGCTCGAACCCACGGTCCTGCTGACCGCACTGGCCCGCGCCACGTCCCGGATCGGCCTGATCGCCACCGCGTCCACCACCTACAACGACCCGTTCAACCTGGCCCGGCGGTTCGCCTCGCTGGACCACGTCAGCGGCGGCCGGGCCGGCTGGAACATCGTCACCACCGCCGGCGACGACGCGGCGCGCAACTTCGGCCTGGAGTCGCAACCGGCGCACGTCGAGCGCTACGAGCGGGCCGACGAGTTCCTGCAGGTGGCCAAGAAGCTGTGGGACTCGTGGGACGACGACGCCATCGTGGCCGACAAGGAGCGGGGCGTGCACGCCGAGGCCGACCGCGTGCGCCCGATCGACCACGAGGGCAAGCACTTCCGCGTCCGAGGACCGCTCAACCTGCCGCGCTCACCGCAGGCGTACCCGGTGCTGGTGCAGGCCGGTTCGTCGGAGGACGGCAAGGACTTCGCGGCCCGGCACGCCGAAGCGGTGTTCACCGCGCAGCAGACCCTGGCCGAGGCCAAGGCGTTCTACGCCGACGTCAAGGACCGGGCACGCGCGGCCGGCCGCGACCCCGACCACGTCAAGATCCTGCCCGGCTTGGTGCCGGTGATCGGGTCCACCGAGGCCGAGGCGCGGGCCGCCGACGCCGAACTGGACCGGCTGATCGTGCCCGAGTACGCCCGCGAGCAGTTGGCCAAGACCCTGCGCGTCGACCCGTCGACCCTGCACCTGGACCGCCCGCTGCCGGCCGACCTGCCGACGGAGGACGAAATCGAAGGCGCCAAGTCGCGGTACACGCTGATCGTGGAGCTGGCGCGGCGGGAGTCCTTGACCGTGCGGGAACTGATCGGGCGACTGGGCGGCGGACGCGGGCACAAGACGTTCGCGGGCACGCCGGAGCAGGTCGCCGACACCATCGAGCATTGGTACCGAGAGGGCGCGGCGGACGGCTTCAACATCATGCCCGCGGTGCTGCCGTCCGGCCTGGAGGTGTTCGCGTCGGAGGTCGTGCCGATCCTGCAACGCCGAGGCCTGTTCCGGCGCGAGTACACCGGCCCCACCCTGCGCGACCACTACGGCCTACCGCGCCCGGCCAACCAGTTCGCGCTGGCCGCGGTGTGA
- a CDS encoding SRPBCC family protein gives MTYFEATTHIAAPPQRVFDVSLEVETHTASMAGSGERAVAGVTSGRLGPGDTVTWEARHFGLPWRMTSRITVHEPPAHFVDEQVRGPFRHWHHAHHFTPDGRGGTVMRDVITFAAPLGVLGRVAEVLVLNRYMPHLIRVRNEHVKAIAEAG, from the coding sequence ATGACCTACTTCGAAGCGACCACCCACATCGCGGCCCCGCCACAGCGCGTCTTCGACGTGTCCCTGGAGGTCGAGACCCACACCGCGTCCATGGCCGGCTCGGGCGAACGCGCGGTCGCCGGCGTCACCAGCGGCCGGCTCGGCCCCGGCGACACCGTCACCTGGGAGGCCAGGCACTTCGGCCTGCCGTGGCGGATGACCTCGCGGATCACCGTGCACGAACCCCCGGCGCACTTCGTGGACGAGCAGGTGAGGGGACCGTTCCGCCACTGGCACCACGCCCACCACTTCACCCCCGACGGCCGGGGCGGCACGGTGATGCGCGACGTCATCACCTTCGCCGCGCCGCTCGGGGTGCTGGGGCGGGTGGCGGAGGTGCTCGTGTTGAACCGGTACATGCCCCACCTCAT